A region from the Variovorax paradoxus genome encodes:
- a CDS encoding biotin-dependent carboxyltransferase family protein, translated as MMLVQKPGMLASVQDLGRHGHRQFGICPGGALDVLALTLANRLVGNADGAAGLELTMGGCEIRFETDTRIALAGDGFGARLDGTPIWPCWSIPVAAGQTLKLAGANAAGVKKAGLRSWLAVAGGIDVPPVLGSRSTDLKAGFGGHEGRALRKGDRLPLGAAALGATQLARRPFGLRGPDWGPEEGDSAIALRVLPGPEFDQFTVASQSLLWSERWRITAQSNRMGSRLAGAELKRRRTADMLSSGVIPGTIQVPPSGQPIILMGDAQTTGGYPRIGVVIRADLWKLAQAPLDGRLRLVQVDMAAALEAWAEQQRYLAQVAQGLAAAGWTRPA; from the coding sequence ATGATGCTCGTGCAGAAGCCCGGCATGCTGGCCTCGGTGCAGGACCTGGGGCGGCACGGGCATCGCCAGTTCGGCATCTGTCCCGGCGGCGCGCTCGACGTGCTGGCGCTTACGCTGGCGAACCGGCTGGTCGGCAATGCCGACGGCGCGGCCGGCCTCGAGCTCACCATGGGCGGTTGCGAGATCCGCTTCGAGACCGACACGCGCATCGCGCTGGCGGGCGACGGCTTCGGCGCCCGGCTCGACGGCACGCCCATCTGGCCTTGCTGGAGCATCCCGGTGGCGGCGGGCCAGACGCTCAAGCTCGCGGGCGCCAACGCAGCTGGCGTGAAAAAAGCCGGGTTGCGCAGCTGGCTCGCGGTGGCGGGCGGCATCGACGTGCCGCCGGTGCTCGGCTCGCGCAGCACCGACCTGAAGGCCGGCTTCGGCGGCCACGAGGGGCGCGCGCTGCGCAAGGGCGACCGGCTCCCGCTCGGCGCCGCGGCGCTCGGTGCCACCCAGCTCGCGCGGCGCCCGTTCGGCCTGCGCGGTCCAGACTGGGGCCCCGAGGAAGGCGATTCGGCCATCGCGCTGCGCGTGTTGCCCGGCCCCGAGTTCGACCAGTTCACCGTGGCTTCGCAGTCGCTGCTCTGGAGCGAGCGCTGGCGCATCACCGCGCAGAGCAACCGCATGGGAAGCCGGCTCGCGGGCGCCGAGCTCAAGCGCCGGCGCACAGCCGACATGCTCTCGTCGGGCGTCATCCCCGGCACGATTCAGGTGCCGCCCTCGGGCCAGCCGATCATCCTGATGGGCGACGCGCAGACCACCGGCGGCTATCCGCGCATCGGCGTGGTGATTCGCGCCGACCTGTGGAAGCTCGCACAGGCGCCGCTGGACGGCCGGTTGCGGCTGGTGCAGGTCGACATGGCCGCGGCGCTCGAGGCGTGGGCCGAACAGCAGCGCTATCTTGCGCAGGTGGCGCAAGGGCTTGCGGCAGCGGGTTGGACGAGACCGGCATAG
- the pxpA gene encoding 5-oxoprolinase subunit PxpA translates to MQIDLNADLGEGAGSDEALLGLVSSANIACGWHAGDAKTMRQCVRWAIEHGVAIGAHPSFPDRENFGRSTMHLPPDEIVANVLYQVGALAAIAKAEGGQLSHVKAHGQLYNQAVKEPELADALCEAVRRFDPSLRFFGLAGSGMIDAARRAGLTPVEEVFADRGYMPDGSLVPRSQPGALIEDEEQSLAQTLSLVRDRRVTAIDGSIVPLNAQTVCLHGDGAHALAFARRIRDRLQQEGIAVRAMA, encoded by the coding sequence ATGCAAATCGACCTGAATGCCGACCTCGGCGAAGGCGCCGGCAGCGACGAAGCGCTGCTCGGCCTCGTGAGTTCGGCCAATATCGCGTGCGGCTGGCATGCGGGCGACGCCAAGACCATGCGGCAATGCGTGCGCTGGGCCATCGAGCACGGCGTGGCCATCGGCGCCCATCCGAGCTTTCCCGACCGCGAGAACTTCGGCCGCAGCACCATGCACCTGCCGCCCGACGAGATCGTGGCCAATGTGCTCTACCAGGTCGGCGCGCTGGCCGCGATTGCCAAGGCCGAAGGCGGCCAGCTCTCGCACGTGAAGGCGCACGGCCAGCTCTACAACCAGGCCGTGAAGGAGCCCGAACTCGCCGACGCGCTCTGCGAAGCGGTGCGGCGCTTCGACCCCTCGCTCCGGTTCTTCGGCCTCGCGGGCAGCGGCATGATCGACGCCGCGCGCCGCGCCGGCCTCACGCCCGTCGAGGAGGTTTTTGCCGACCGCGGCTACATGCCCGACGGCAGCCTGGTGCCGCGCAGCCAGCCCGGCGCGCTGATCGAGGACGAAGAGCAGTCGCTGGCCCAGACGCTCTCGCTGGTGCGCGACCGCAGGGTGACGGCCATCGACGGCAGCATCGTGCCGCTCAATGCCCAGACCGTGTGCCTGCATGGCGACGGTGCCCACGCACTGGCTTTTGCGCGCCGCATCCGCGACCGCCTGCAGCAAGAGGGCATCGCGGTTCGCGCGATGGCCTGA
- the pcp gene encoding pyroglutamyl-peptidase I → MAQRTNVLLTGFDPFDREALNPSWEAVRALDGWTCGRATVHARRMPCVFGQAIEALASAMDELRPQLVLCIGQAGGRAEITPERVAINIDDGRMADNAGRQPIDVPVVPGAPAAYFSTLPIKAMVRDLRAAGIPAAVSNTAGTFVCNHIFYGLMHHMATHPVPGLRGGFIHIPYLPEQAARFPGAPSMPLATLVEALRISVATALAVEKDVAETGGQLH, encoded by the coding sequence GTGGCGCAGCGAACGAATGTCCTGCTGACCGGATTCGATCCTTTCGACCGCGAAGCCCTCAATCCCTCATGGGAGGCCGTGCGCGCGCTCGACGGCTGGACGTGCGGCCGCGCCACCGTGCACGCGCGCCGGATGCCCTGCGTGTTCGGCCAGGCCATCGAGGCGCTGGCGAGTGCGATGGACGAACTGCGGCCCCAGTTGGTGCTGTGCATCGGACAGGCCGGCGGCCGCGCCGAGATCACGCCCGAGCGCGTGGCCATCAACATCGACGACGGCCGCATGGCCGACAACGCGGGCCGGCAACCGATCGACGTGCCCGTGGTGCCCGGCGCGCCCGCTGCGTATTTCTCGACGCTGCCGATCAAGGCCATGGTGCGCGACCTGCGTGCGGCCGGCATTCCGGCGGCGGTCTCGAACACGGCAGGCACTTTTGTCTGCAACCACATCTTCTACGGCCTGATGCACCACATGGCCACGCATCCGGTGCCGGGGCTGCGCGGCGGCTTCATCCATATTCCCTACCTGCCCGAACAGGCGGCGCGATTTCCCGGCGCGCCGAGCATGCCGCTGGCGACCTTGGTCGAGGCGCTGCGCATCTCGGTTGCAACCGCGCTGGCTGTTGAAAAAGACGTGGCCGAAACCGGCGGTCAGCTCCACTGA
- a CDS encoding alpha/beta fold hydrolase, with product MPHLVLLPGLACDERIWEAQLPALAPLLETRVTDAHMRHDTIEAMAAAVLRENPGPLVLCGASMGGMVAMEAARQAPERIAGLALLGTNARPEAPEMYELRESAIELFERGELRDVIEPNVVFAFHPTQAADEALVQRYVEIVLDAGTQQLVSQNRAVMRRPDARTHLPSLRAPVLLVCGDTDRLTPPDCTREIAALVPHAEVVWVAQCGHMLTMEKPASVNAALLAWLAQWS from the coding sequence ATGCCCCACCTTGTCCTGCTGCCCGGCCTTGCCTGCGACGAGCGCATCTGGGAGGCCCAGCTTCCCGCGCTGGCGCCTCTGCTCGAAACGCGCGTGACCGATGCCCACATGCGGCACGACACCATCGAAGCCATGGCCGCGGCCGTGCTGCGCGAGAACCCCGGCCCGCTCGTGCTGTGCGGCGCGTCGATGGGCGGCATGGTCGCGATGGAAGCCGCGCGGCAGGCGCCCGAACGCATCGCGGGGCTCGCGCTCTTGGGCACCAACGCCCGGCCCGAGGCGCCCGAGATGTACGAACTGCGCGAAAGCGCGATCGAATTGTTCGAGCGGGGCGAACTGCGCGACGTGATCGAGCCGAACGTCGTGTTCGCCTTTCATCCGACGCAGGCCGCCGATGAGGCGCTGGTGCAGCGCTATGTCGAGATCGTGCTGGATGCCGGCACGCAGCAGCTCGTCAGCCAGAACCGTGCGGTGATGCGGCGCCCCGATGCGCGCACCCACCTGCCCTCGCTGCGCGCGCCGGTGCTGCTGGTGTGCGGCGATACCGACCGGCTGACACCGCCCGACTGCACGCGCGAGATCGCGGCGCTGGTGCCGCATGCCGAAGTGGTGTGGGTGGCGCAATGCGGCCACATGCTCACGATGGAGAAGCCCGCTTCCGTGAACGCGGCGCTGCTCGCCTGGCTCGCTCAGTGGAGCTGA
- a CDS encoding histidine phosphatase family protein, with translation MPTPPPDSATELILIRHGETAWNRELRFQGHADVPLNDIGHEQARRLGLRLASETAQHIISSDLMRAQQTAAPASLQLSLPVVTSAGLREQYFGIVEGMRADEIQTLHPRAWEQWLEFREDHAMPEGETPREFHTRIVAAIGALAAAHRGQRLVVVTHGGVLDMVWRTARGLSLSGPRQSDIPNAGFNRIRIADPATPDAIEIVDWADTRHLADLPPQPIYDQRRHLQKS, from the coding sequence ATGCCCACGCCTCCACCCGACTCCGCGACCGAACTCATCCTGATCCGCCACGGCGAAACCGCCTGGAACCGCGAACTGCGATTCCAGGGGCATGCCGATGTGCCGCTCAACGACATCGGCCACGAGCAGGCGCGCCGCCTCGGCCTGCGGCTGGCGAGCGAAACCGCGCAGCACATCATCAGCAGCGACCTCATGCGCGCGCAGCAGACCGCCGCGCCGGCTTCGCTTCAGCTGTCGCTGCCGGTGGTCACATCGGCGGGCTTGCGCGAGCAGTATTTCGGCATTGTCGAAGGCATGCGCGCCGACGAGATCCAGACGCTGCATCCGCGCGCCTGGGAGCAATGGCTGGAGTTCCGCGAAGACCACGCCATGCCCGAAGGCGAGACGCCGCGCGAATTCCACACGCGCATCGTCGCGGCCATCGGCGCCCTGGCGGCTGCGCACCGGGGGCAGCGCCTGGTGGTCGTCACGCACGGCGGCGTGCTCGACATGGTGTGGCGCACCGCGCGCGGGCTCAGCCTCAGCGGGCCGCGCCAGAGCGACATTCCCAACGCGGGCTTCAACCGCATCCGCATTGCCGACCCGGCCACGCCCGATGCCATCGAAATTGTCGACTGGGCCGACACGCGGCATCTGGCCGACCTGCCGCCGCAGCCGATCTAC